The Dendropsophus ebraccatus isolate aDenEbr1 chromosome 3, aDenEbr1.pat, whole genome shotgun sequence genome includes a region encoding these proteins:
- the RHBDD3 gene encoding rhomboid domain-containing protein 3, with product MLRLMLTRGPPLGCLLLILLLLLGSFALSCSDLVLHLETLQGFWEGHRLVTHVLCATDSQLLLLSLLLFPLLFWRMEECLGTLYFLQLSCMGTLCSAILYLLISFLLPLPAVPASGYLATQLSLLVAKPKAVTWRRFKKISFMLPYGILVLTQLVFPESSLLFPICGILSGLATRTGLLRHLEFPVSRRQALDSMHICNYLASFNLARFIPTQEESSLLYQGNSAENARLPFTYTDAYESILSDNLPLRGEAMQNSDVTNFRETPVWLGDPVSLEEEMLEAGILASLREYEEEQEKLTQEPILNKSSVSALRLQQLERMGFPTGPAVVALAATGKVERAVSLLVEGEIGGDITVANERQSSRGQLIQDN from the exons ATGCTTAGATTGATGCTTACAAGAGGACCACCCCTAGGATGCCTGTTACTGATACTTTTGCTGCTGCTCGGTAGTTTTGCTCTTTCGTGCAGTGACTTGGTGCTGCATCTGGAAACCTTACAGGGATTTTGGGAAG GGCACCGGCTTGTCACTCATGTGCTCTGTGCCACAGACAGTCAGCTGCTTTTATTATCTTTGCTTCTCTTCCCTCTTCTGTTCTGGAGGATGGAGGAATGTCTTGGCACCTTATACTTCCTGCAGTTGTCATGTATGGGCACACTGTGCTCTGCCATTCTCTACCTGCTCATATCCTTCCTTCTGCCTCTGCCTGCTGTCCCCGCTTCCGGATACCTTGCCACCCAATTGTCGCTATTGGTAGCTAAACCCAAAGCTGTCACATGGAGACGTTTCAAAAAAATCTCTTTTATGTTGCCATATGGAATCCTAGTACTCACTCAGCTAGTTTTTCCAGAATCCTCTCTTCTTTTTCCAATCTGTGGAATACTCAGTGGGCTGGCCA CTCGTACTGGATTACTCCGTCACCTAGAGTTTCCAGTCTCAAGAAGGCAGGCACTGGATAGCATGCACATCTGCAACTACTTGGCATCTTTTAACTTGGCACGATTTATCCCAACTCAGGAGGAAAGTTCTTTATTATATCAAGGAAATTCTGCAGAAAATGCACG ACTTCCATTCACCTATACAGATGCATACGAGTCAATTCTCTCCGATAACTTGCCCTTAAGAGGAGAAGCTATGCAGAATTCAGATGTTACCAATTTCCGAGAGACTCCTGTATGGTTGGGAGACCCAGTATCCTTGGAGGAGGAGATGTTAGAAGCAGGTATTCTGGCTTCTTTGAGGGAATATGAAGAAGAACAGGAAAAGCTGACGCAGGAGCCGATCCTGAACAAATCCAGTGTGTCAGCACTTAG GCTTCAGCAGCTGGAACGCATGGGATTTCCCACAGGACCGGCGGTTGTCGCATTAGCTGCCACAGGAAAAGTGGAGAGAGCCGTGTCCCTTCTTGTGGAAGGAGAAATCGGTGGAGACATAACAGTGGCTAATGAAAGACAGTCTTCTCGTGGACAGTTGATACAGGacaattaa